A single window of Ctenopharyngodon idella isolate HZGC_01 chromosome 24, HZGC01, whole genome shotgun sequence DNA harbors:
- the znf276 gene encoding zinc finger protein 276, which yields MKMMKRRSRASKRAKIDARAADSRDADTGRMSTGFCRLCHGKFSTRRLRQAFAQLQDESCGVYPLFCSDFQQLLGVPMERDPALSQFICNSCHAQFYKCHSILLDFRNRVNLTPLTRDRSSTERSSSQEDIALFRSHITSDRSCLHNLVSWTHSHAEGCRSCPDLQEVLEGQCRGALKLVWACVDGHSYVMDTRPNAETQCDDTAKANSEQQRSGCRTNSVHTARSGEAAAPQNHSGTPDTRSCEETATPVAPLLMDGDDADSDLSDRNMLSDEECEDRRKSGSSEDSSDLNPDKRSSKRKETKTLEPKARRKPGPKPGWKNSIKAEREELPTIYKCPHQGCTAVYRGADGMKKHIKEHHEEVRERPCPHPGCNKVFMIDRYLQRHVKLIHTEVRNYICDQCGQTFKQRKHLSVHQMRHSGAKPLQCEVCGFQCRQRASLKYHMTKHKAEADLEFACVICSKRFEKAHNLNVHMSMVHPLMQGGSVPAPQDSAQTDPRPSDISCVLDGLTDRPV from the exons atgaagatgatgaagaggaggagCAGAGCGAGTAAACGAGCGAAGATTGATGCACGCGCAGCGGACTCACGTGACGCGGACACCG GCCGGATGAGCACGGGCTTCTGTCGACTGTGTCATGGGAAGTTCTCCACGCGGCGGCTGCGGCAGGCGTTTGCGCAGCTGCAGGACGAGTCGTGCGGCGTCTATCCGCTCTTCTGCTCCGACTTCCAGCAGCTCCTCGGGGTTCCCATGGAGCGAGATCCCGCTCTGTCCCAGTTCATCTGCAACAGCTGCCACGCCCAGTTCTACAAGTGCCACAGCATCCTGCTGGACTTCAGGAACAGGGTCAACCTGACGCCCCTCACCAGAGACAG GAGCAGCACTGAACGCTCGTCCTCTCAAGAAGACATCGCTTTATTCC GTTCACACATCACGTCGGACAGAAGCTGTCTGCACAATCTGGTGTCATGGACTCACAGTCACGCGGAGGGCTGCCGTTCCTGCCCTGACCTGCAGGAGGTGCTGGAGGGCCAATGCAGAGGCGCTCTGAAGCTGGTGTGGGCATGTGTGGACGGTCACAGTTACGTGATGGACACCAGACCAAACGCTGAGACTCAATGTGACGACACAGCAAAAGCGAACAGTGAGCAGCAGCGATCCGGGTGTAGAACTAACAGCGTCCACACGGCGAGATCAGGTGAAGCCGCTGCGCCTCAGAATCACAGCGGGACACCAG ACACACGGTCCTGTGAGGAGACGGCCACTCCTGTAGCACCGCTGCTCATGGACGGAGATGATGCGGACAGTGACCTCTCAGACAG GAACATGTTGAGTGACGAGGAGTGTGAGGACAGGAGGAAGAGCGGCTCATCTGAAGACAGCTCTGATCTGAACCCTGACAAACG TTCTTCAAAGAGGAAAGAGACCAAGACACTGGAGCCCAAAGCCAGGAGGAAACCTGGACCAAAGCCTGGCTGGAAGAACAGCATCAAGGCAGAGCG AGAGGAGCTGCCCACCATCTACAAGTGTCCTCATCAGGGCTGCACGGCTGTGTACCGAGGAGCCGACGGCATGAAG AAACACATAAAGGAGCATCACGAGGAGGTGCGGGAGAGACCCTGTCCACATCCCGGCTGCAACAAGGTCTTCATGATCGACAGATACCTGCAGAGACACGTCAAGCTCATCCACACAG AGGTGAGGAACTACATCTGTGACCAGTGCGGCCAGACGTTCAAGCAGAGGAAACATCTGTCCGTTCATCAGATGCGTCACTCCGGAGCCAAACCGCTGCA GTGCGAGGTGTGCGGCTTCCAGTGCCGGCAGCGGGCGTCCCTCAAGTACCACATGACCAAGCACAAGGCCGAGGCTGACCTGGAGTTCGCCTGCGTGATATGCAGCAAGCGCTTCGAGAAGGCGCACAATCTGAACGTGCACATGTCTATGGTTCATCCTCTCATGCAGGGCGGCAGTGTTCCCGCTCCGCAGGATTCAGCTCAGACGGACCCGCGCCCATCCGACATCAGCTGTGTGCTGGACGGCCTGACGGACCGCCCCGTATAG